The DNA segment CAAAATTTGAAATATTCCACTCTTCATAAGACATTGATTCATAAACACCTGCATTATAAAAGCAAATATCTAAGCCATTAAAAATATTAAATACTTTAGATACAGTTTTCTCTACATTTTGATTATCTAAAACATCAATATTTATAAGCTCAAGATTAGTTAAATATTTAGATTTTAATTCTAAAAGTTTAGTTGAATTTTCAATATCTCTAGAACTTGCAATTACTTGAAAATTATTTTCTAGCCATAATTTAACTAATTCTAAACCAATTCCACTACTAGCACCAATAATCCAAACTTTTTTTGTCATAATAAACAACCTTTGTTACTTAAAGCTAGTAAATACTAACTTGAAGTAATTATATGTCAATAAAAAGTTTTTTTGTATTATTAATATGTTAGTTTGTATTGAAAAATATATAAATTATAGAATTTCGTGTAAGCTATTTGCTTTTTTCATCCACTCTTCTAATTCTTCGTATTTCTCTTCTTTAATCATATTTTTTGCAAGATTTAACTGCTCTTCAAAATATTTTATAGATTCAAGCATATTTTCTCTATTTTGCTTAAAAATATCTCCCCACATTCTTGGACTAGATTTTGCAATTCTACTCATATCTTTAAATCCACCAGCAGCAAGAGCAATAATCTCTTTTGGATTTTGATGACTCATAACTGTATTTGCTAAAGAGAAAGAGATTAAATGTGGTAAATGTGATATATAACAAGCATTTACATCATGCTCTTTACTATCCATAACTACTATTCTCATACCAATTTCTTGGAAAATTCTAAAAGCTTTATTTACGTGGATATTATCGTTAGCTTCTAAATCACATAAAACAACAGTTTTACCTTCATATAAATTATCAATAGCTGCCTTTGGACCATTTTTTTCTGTTCCAGTCATTGGATGAGCTGCTATAAAGTTTTTTCTTATTTTAGAAGGTATATTTTTAACAATATATTCTTTTGTTGATCCCATATCTATAATAGTTGTTTTTTCATCAATATCAAGAAAACTTGGAAACATAGCAATAATTGCATCAACAGGTATAGATAAAATAATAACATCACTTACTTTCTTTAAAGTTTCTAAATCAACTATTTCATCAACTAAATTTAATTCTAAAATATCTTTTTTATTTTTTTCACTATTTGTGAAACCATAAACTTTTTCGGCAATCCCATATCTTTTTACAGCTTTTGCTAAAGAACCACCCATAAGTCCTAAACCTATAATTCCTATATTCAAAATTTAACCTTTTCTAAATAAATTAAAGAAAATTATATCTTACTTTAGATTTATATAAACTATTTTTAGATATATTATTGCTTTATTATGCAAATTAAGGACACCTGTGAAAAACAAAGTAATACTTTTATCATTGACTTGTGCGACACTACTTAGTGCAACTACAATCAAATCTATTGAATATAAAGATGTAAATAAATTATCTCCTCAGGTTTTAGCTGAAACTATAGATATGAAAGTTGGAGATAAACTAGACGAAAATAAACTAAATGAAGCCGTTGTAAAGTTTTATAAATATGGTTATTTTGAGGATGTTGAAGTTTTAAATAATGATGGAAATTTATTATTTAAATTTAAAGAAAATCCTTCAGTTGCAAGCGTTGATATCAAAGGATATAAAACAAGAAGCGAAGATATAGATAATATAAAAAATATTATTAAATTCAAAAAAGGTTCTATGTATACTGAAAAAAGAGTAAAAGAGGCTGAAAACAAACTTTTAAGTATGCTAGAAAGTGAAGGTTTTATAAACTCTGTTGTTGAAACAGAAGTAGAAACTTTAGGTGAAAATGCTAAAAAAGTTACATTTTATGTAAATAAAGGTGATGAAATCATTATTAATAAAGCTCAATATCATGGTGCTAGTAATTTAGAACAAAGTGATTTTGATGAAGTAACAGCAAATAAAGAAAAAGAGTTTGCATCTTGGTGGTTTGGACAAAATACAGGTGAATTAAAATTAGACCAATTAAAGTATGATGCAAGAAGAATAAATGATCTATATTTTGAAAAAGGTTACTTAGACGCAGATGTTAAAGAACCTTTTTTAGATGTTGATTTTGCATCAAATCAAGCAAAATTAGATTTCTTTGTTAAAGAAGGAGAACAATATACAACTACAGATATTAAAATATTTTTAGACCCTTCTATTGTTAATCCTGATGATATCTACCCAGAATTAAAATTAAAAGTTAATAGAACTTTCAATATTAAGAAATTAAGACAAGATCAAGAATATATAAAAACTCAAGTAGCAAATCAAGGTTATGCTTTTGCTGATGTAAAATTTGATTTAAAGAAAAATGAAGCTGAGCATAAAGTTGATGTTGTATTTAGTGTAGTTCCAGGTAAAAAAGTATATATAAATGATGTAAAAATTTCAGGAAATACAAGAACACTTGATAGAGTTATTAGAAGAGATGTATATCTAGCTCCTGGTGATCTATATAATATGACTGATTTTAAAGATTCAACAAATAAATTAAAAAGATCTAGATTCTTTGAAGATGTACAAATTGAAGAAAAAAGAATCAGTGATGACAAAATGGATATTATTGTAAAAGTAACTGAAGCTCCAACAGGTAGTTTAATGCTAGGTGGAGGATATGGTTCTTACGATAAATTCATGGTAAATGGGTCTATTAGTGATTCAAATATATTTGGTTCAGGACTTGCTCTTTCTTTAAGTGCTGATTTATCAAAAAGAACAACTAGATATGAACTTAGCTTAAAAAATCCAGCTATTAAAGATAGTGATTATAATGGTGAAGTTGAAATTCATGCTACTGATAATGAAATTAGAAGAAGTAAATATGATTCTGATGTAAAAGCAAAAGGTTTCTCAATTGGTGCAGGAAAAGAGATAATTAGAGATACATATGCTGGTTTAAAATATTCTCTTGATTCAGTAAAAGAAACTTATGATTACGATAGTAATTTTTTAAATAATCCTGACACTATAAGTAAACTTGCTTCTGGAGAAAAAAAGTTATTTAAAGACCAAGATTATCTTAATAGTTCTATTACTCCATACATAAACTTTGATAATACAGATGATTTCTATTTTCCAAGAGAAGGTTGGAGATCTAATATTTCAGCTGAATATGCTGGAGTTGGTGGAGATTCGAAATATGTAAAACCAAGTGCTAACTTTAGATATTTTTATTCTTTAGAAGATTTAACAGATCTTGACTGGATTTTAAGATTTAAAACACAAGCTAAAGTTCTAATAGATAATGGTCAAATAAATCAAGGAGATTCTTTATATCTTGGAGGTCCTAGAACTTTAAGAGGTTATAAATCTTATGCATTCCCAAATAATGAATCTGGATTTTATCAAGATCCATATACAAAAATGTGGGCAAATCAATTCGAAGTTAGTTTCCCTCTAGTACCTAGTGCGAAAATGAGATGGGGATTATTCTATGATTATGGTATGATAGGTGAAAACTCATTTAGCGAAATTTCAAGATCAGGAACAGGAGCACTTTTAGAGTGGGTTTCTCCAATGGGTCCACTACAATTAATATTTGCTAGACCAATAGGAGATAAACCAGGTGATGATACATCTTCATTTGAGTTCTCATTTGGAGCAAGCTTCTAATGACTAAAAAAGTAGAAGTAGATTTTCAAAAAAGATTAAGTAAAGAGGATGCTCTTTATTTAATACAAAACGCTCCTTTACTTGAATTAAGCGAACTTGCAAGCAAAAAAAAGTTACAACTACATCCAGAAAAACTTACAACATTTATAGTAGATAGAAATATAAACTACACAAATGTTTGTTG comes from the Aliarcobacter cibarius genome and includes:
- a CDS encoding prephenate dehydrogenase, producing MNIGIIGLGLMGGSLAKAVKRYGIAEKVYGFTNSEKNKKDILELNLVDEIVDLETLKKVSDVIILSIPVDAIIAMFPSFLDIDEKTTIIDMGSTKEYIVKNIPSKIRKNFIAAHPMTGTEKNGPKAAIDNLYEGKTVVLCDLEANDNIHVNKAFRIFQEIGMRIVVMDSKEHDVNACYISHLPHLISFSLANTVMSHQNPKEIIALAAGGFKDMSRIAKSSPRMWGDIFKQNRENMLESIKYFEEQLNLAKNMIKEEKYEELEEWMKKANSLHEIL
- the bamA gene encoding outer membrane protein assembly factor BamA, which translates into the protein MKNKVILLSLTCATLLSATTIKSIEYKDVNKLSPQVLAETIDMKVGDKLDENKLNEAVVKFYKYGYFEDVEVLNNDGNLLFKFKENPSVASVDIKGYKTRSEDIDNIKNIIKFKKGSMYTEKRVKEAENKLLSMLESEGFINSVVETEVETLGENAKKVTFYVNKGDEIIINKAQYHGASNLEQSDFDEVTANKEKEFASWWFGQNTGELKLDQLKYDARRINDLYFEKGYLDADVKEPFLDVDFASNQAKLDFFVKEGEQYTTTDIKIFLDPSIVNPDDIYPELKLKVNRTFNIKKLRQDQEYIKTQVANQGYAFADVKFDLKKNEAEHKVDVVFSVVPGKKVYINDVKISGNTRTLDRVIRRDVYLAPGDLYNMTDFKDSTNKLKRSRFFEDVQIEEKRISDDKMDIIVKVTEAPTGSLMLGGGYGSYDKFMVNGSISDSNIFGSGLALSLSADLSKRTTRYELSLKNPAIKDSDYNGEVEIHATDNEIRRSKYDSDVKAKGFSIGAGKEIIRDTYAGLKYSLDSVKETYDYDSNFLNNPDTISKLASGEKKLFKDQDYLNSSITPYINFDNTDDFYFPREGWRSNISAEYAGVGGDSKYVKPSANFRYFYSLEDLTDLDWILRFKTQAKVLIDNGQINQGDSLYLGGPRTLRGYKSYAFPNNESGFYQDPYTKMWANQFEVSFPLVPSAKMRWGLFYDYGMIGENSFSEISRSGTGALLEWVSPMGPLQLIFARPIGDKPGDDTSSFEFSFGASF